ccaggatcacaacagccaggtgggttttgaaagtctccagggagggagactccacaacctctctgggcagcctgctccaagactccagcaccctcacagcaaagaagtttctccttatgttcaaGTGCAATGTCCTGGGTTCTATTTTGCCTTAGTTGTccccttgtcatagaatcaagcatgttgtaagagacctccaagatcatccagtccaacctagcacccagccctggccaatcaactacaccatggcactaagtgcatcatcaAGTCTTTAAACtatctttgtcctatcactgacctccactgcaaagagcccatCCTCACCCTCTTCCACATGActccactgcaaagagcccatCCTCACCCTCCTCTACATGActccactgcaaagagcccatCCTCACCCTCCTCCACATGACTCCACTACAAAGAGCCCATCCTCACCCTCCTCCACATGActccactgcaaagagcccatCCTCACCCTCCTCCACATGACCTCCACTGCAAGGAGCCCATCCTCACCCTCCTCCACATGAttccactgcaaagagcccatCCTCACCCTCTTCCACATGACctccactgcaaagagcccatCCTCACCCTCCTCCACATGACctccactgcaaagagcccatCCTCACCCTCCTCCACATGACctccactgcaaagagcccatcctcaccctcctccacatgacctccacccttcaCCATGCCTTCAAGTACTACCTGTTCAGAcagatgtgctgctggcactgggacaAGATGCCATCTGACTTCCTCTTCATTGGCAGGACAACATAATCTAAAGACAGAGATAAGAAACAGTTGTTGGAAAGGTCCTGGACCCTTTGTCTCCAGAGCAGGTTATCTAAGTGCTCAATTGCAACACCTTCTTCATCCTTTGCTTTCCAGGACTGAAGAGCAGGGAGTTTGCTAGTAGCAAAAGGTGGGATCTCAGGGGCTTCTTCTGCTCCCATCACAGAAGACACAGTGGGCAAGGCAAAGAAAACCAACCTGCTTCTGGACACCACTGTTAACCAGCAGGTAGATGTGGGTTTATGTGTTTAACATGTGAAGTAGAGGCTGGGAAAGCAAGGAAAGAGGCAAATCTGAGGAGGTTTGGCTAAGTGAGATCCAAAGCTTTGGGTCTTTCCAATTTTCAGGCAGGCTAGATTGGGTTCTAGCATGTGGGGGatagcactgctggctcacaggagAAGAGCTGGTGTGCCATAGAGCAGCCACCAGGTGCCATCATATTGCCACCTCCCTTTAGACAGCCCTTCTGGAAGGGATCTTCTGAGTGGaaagcaccaaaaaaaatcattctctaACCTTTGCAGCTCTAGAAGAAAAtacacccagccctggagcaaagcagaggtCTGCTGGGTGCCCACCCCACCCTGCCATTGGGGATGAGGGCTAAATGGCAGCATCCTACCTTACAGCCTGAATTACCTCTAGCAGCTGGACCAGCTCTGTCCTCTTCACCTTGGGACATCCCTGGCATGGCCACAGCGAGAAATGTGGATGGAGGTGTGAAGGCACTGGCTGGGTGAGGGGGTCCTGCCAgcgagctgctggctgtgccacaTCTCTCCTtgatgctggaggagctgctggtgtcGTGGGAcaggttggtctctgctgccctcagcagcgGCTTGGCAGGGTAAGCCTTGTCGCCGTGGAatctcctggatgcattccctgGGCTCCATTTTGGGAAGGTCTTCCTGGATTTTTTTGGCTGGGGGGGCATCATGCTGTGGACAGTTGGTTCTTCTTCTGAAAGCAAGGTGGACACCCAGGATGTCCATCAAGGCCATGTCCCTCCCACCTCCCATCACTGCTTCCTACCCTGACCGTGATATCTCCGCCAGGACTACAGCACCTTCAGGATCCTCCCAGTCCCAAAGCCCATTGGAGGTTGAAAGATGCCACCTCCAAGCCACTCTACTCACTTAACTTCTCCAGGAGCTgtctgccttccagcagcttctTCTCTAGGACATCTTTATGCTCTGTAGGAAGAGAGGACTTCTTAGCGCTGAACTCACTCACTCCTGAGCAACCTCAAActgcaaagctgtgctgcttggaggctaactggaatattctaatgagaggaATCAGATCATTGGTTGCAACAAGGAAATAACAGCAGAGTCTGtttcattcactggtttgctaaaAGCCAAAATGCAATCAATTTGTCCCTCCTTTGCCTTCTTCACTCCTAAGAGTTGGATCTattcacttctcctttgctccacTCTGATGTCATTAAAGACCAGGGCCAAGGCCATTCcagggtggattagaagggctgtggttagtaggtcaagagaggctcctctttccctctgctctgccctgctgaggccacatctggagtactgtgtccagttctgggctccccagttcaagagggacatagaactgcttgagagagtccagcacagagccacacagacaaggaagggaatggaacagctctgttaggaggagagcctgagggagctggggctgtgttgctgggagagaaggagactgagaggtgacctcagcagtggttatcaatgtgtgcagctgagtggcaggaggctggagccaggctctgctgggtgatgcccagtgccaggccaaggggcactgggtggaagctgaggcagaggaagttccatttaaacaggaggaggaattttttgcctgtgagggtgccagagccctggcacaggctgcccaggggggttgtggagtctccctctctggagctatttaagacctgcctgggtgtgttcctgtgtgatctgctctggcaggggggttgactggctgagctttggcagtcccttctagcccctgacattcagACACAGCTAACAAGTAagcttcagaatcatagaatggcttaggttggaagggacttcaaaggtcatccagtcccaatcccctgccataggcagggacacttcccactgatTCTAACTGCTAATTCTTTAACCCACCACAAAATCTCAGGACAGAGGGGTGCCAACTCACCACTTATGCCTTCCACCATGCCCCAGTAGAGCCCACTGAAGCCAGGACAGCGAGCCAGCACCTGCTCACCCACCGTGTAGAGGTGGAAGGGCTTGCGTGGCTCCTTGATGTTCTCCATGTTGATCACCCTGCTGCCATCAGGCCAGCTGATGAGGACGTAGAGCTTGGCTGACATGGGGGCTGTCCacctgctgggaggagagcatcatctggtagagaggagatgaagtaggagagccctgcagagggacctggccaggctgcatgggtgggcagaggccaaggggatgagactgaacaaagccaagtgcagggttctacactttggctacaacaaccccaagcagcactgcaggctggggatagagtggctgagagcagccagacagagagggagctgggggtgctgggagagaggagctgaagaggaggcagcagtgcccaggtgggcagcagagccaatggcatcctgggctggctcaggagcagtgtgggcagcaggacaagggaggttcttctgcccacactgctcagcactgctcaggccacccctggagtgctgtgtccaggtctgggctcctcagttcaagagagctgttgaggtgctggaaggtgtttggagaagggcagcaaggctggggagggtcctggagcagagccctgtgaggagaggctgagggagctgggggtgtgcagcctgcagcagaggaggctcagggcagagctcattgctgcctgcagctgcctgcagggaggctgtagccaggtggggttgggctctgctgccaggcacccagaaccagaagaaggggacacagcctcaagctgtgccagggtaggttcaggctgtcaggaggaagctgttgtcagagagagtgattggcattgaaatgagctgcccagggaggtggtagagtcagcatgcctggaggtgtttaagactggatgaggcacttagtgccaagggtTAATTCATTAgaaggtggtaggttggactcaatgatctcaaaagtcttttccaacctggttgattttgtgatCATGACACAGTTTTGtgctctgccatggccaggaggGTGAGCAAATGATGCTCTCCCTGAGGTGGTGAAACCTGCAGATAGAAACCACTTCTCCCTTTGCTTTTTCTATCAGTTGTTTCTCCTTTCTGTGCTTGCCTCATCCTAAACTCCTCCCCTGGGAGGTTGTCCTGGGACTtgggaggctgagctgggcacaACTTCATGTGCTTGATttgaagagctgcagctcttcaaATTTGGACACCTGGGGTtgggcaggaggagctctgggtgagcagaagagcaggcagaggcaggctggTTCCTCTGCCCCTGTGAAGCagctcacagactcacagaatggcagggcttggaagggacctctggagatcatccactccaacttccctgctgaagcagtgcCAGCCACAGCTCGAGTGACTTCAGCAGGTCTACAGCAATTTGCTGGAGCCCAGGCAAATGATTTGTGCCATCTCAAAGCAGGAAAGACTCAACAAGACCCAGGAGCACCCAAggaaatgagctctgccctctgcctgcacagctctTTTCTCCAGTAAACATCAAAGGACAGAGAAATGCCTGCTCCATAcagggggaaactgaggcacagagcaaTGAAAGGCACATCCAAGGCAGCAATGCTGCAAGGAGCTCATCTCCTGTGTCCtgagccacagctctgcccactgagctctcctgtttctcttccccttcttgcTGCAGGTTTAAATCCCTGGAGAGGTGGAAGTGCTCAGCAATCAAAACACCAACCAGGCCAGTGGTGACTTCCCAAACCTCCTTGAGAGCCAGGGGCTGGTGGGCTTGGGGAGGGTTTCATTCCAGATATCAACCAACACATCACAGATGGAGACAAAACCATGCAGAGACCACTTGCCAGAGCTCCTAAGGGCCCTGGCAGAGCATcaccccagagcagcctgctctgctctgcagcaggatttGGCAGAAGGGGTTTGGGGTTGAACTCTTATGCTGGGCAGCATGGGGCAAGCAGCCACAGTGTCCAAAGCCaatgggagggagctggggcagggaggggagagctggagcagggacaAGCTGTCAGGAAAGGCAGCCACCACCCAATTTATTGCAGGCTCTTCTTTTGCCTCCCCCCATCCCTTGCATTAAAGCCAAGCCTGGGGGTCATTTCTCTCCCTTGGGAGGTTCAATTCACCCTGGAGAACTctgccctccccttcctcccccccaaacAATGACCATCTCCTTGGAGGAGCCACAACTTCCCCCAaacctgccagcctgccctaCTGACACAGCCTCCCACCAAGCTCCCTTCAACCCttttctcctggccacaacagGCTCTGGGCTTTGTTTTTATCTCCAGAGTAACCCTGTggctccagcctggctccacacagtcccttctctgctgctggctgctttacAGACACCTGCCCTCAGTCCCCTCCtgagcccaggggaggctgcagaccACCAAACTGGGCTAAACACACAGCTGAGAcctctcccccccagccccacaacCCTGTTTTCCAAAGCTCCGTGTcacaaacagcaaaacaacCCCACAAAGCTCTCCAGAGGCTTCCCCCCTCTCTTAGAACAAACATTGATcttcagagatgctgcagctgctccctcctgccccactTCCCCCTTGCTCCTTCACCTTaaccagcaccacacagctccaTCAATGCACAAACacggggagaagggaaaggaaagagaggaaaagaaagagaaagagagaaataaatcaCAGTCCTGGATAGCAACACAGCTCAGTCCTTGCCTGGGGAGCACAGCTCCAGGTGTAGAGTCGTGCAAAATGTCTCCTGTCtatccagctgcctgctccaggagagGAGGTGATCAGACACTTCTTTACCTTGGGCTTGTCCCTTCACCACAGTTCCTTGCCAGGTCTCCTTTGTCTGCTTTAGAAAGCTTCCCACCTGCCGTCCCCCACtgcaaaagaaggaaagaaaggggaggggaggaaaaaaaaggaagggaaaaaaagaggggggggggtgggaaaaagaccttttgctttcttttttgtccTGCTTGTTCTGCTTCAGCCTTATTATTCCTGCTCTTTTTCCATATGCATatgttgggttggggtttttccccctccccacccccctatCACCTCCTTCCTTAGCTTGTTTCAGTTCTGTTTCTTAGAGGGAGAgagcaggaaagagaagaggaaaggggggggggggggggggggggaagaggcttGGGTTTTTTGGAGCATGAATAAACCTTGCATTTCCATGAGTTATTCATGAATAATTcatggagggaggaaaaaaaaatgcatgatTAATTCAGGTTCATGAATTATTCAGGCATAATTCTGGAACATTCCTGGTTAATTCATGCTCACACAGCCAGTGAGTCaggcaccagggctgggtgaattCTTTTCTCCCTGAcacaggaagagagagagaggcttaGAGGCAGCTGAGTTGTGTGCTCCTGGCTTAGATGGAAACATCTTTTGGGggctttggtttcttttttgaactaaggaggtgaggaggagagtggaaatgccttcagcctcctggcCAGGGAGGAATaagacagaaagagaaagaggttgCACTTGCTCTCAGGGGACAGCCCAGCAGCAAGTTCTACTCCTTTTCaaagccagtgggatgagattgaacaaggccaagggcagggttctacactttggccacaacaaccccaagcagcgctacaggctggggccagagtggctgagagcagccaggcagagagggagctgggggtgctggcagagaggagctgaagaggaggcagcagtgcccaggtgggcagcagagccaatggcatcctgggctggctcaggagcagtgtgggcagcaggacaagggaggttcttctgcccctgtgctcagcactgctcaggccacccctggagtgctgtgtccaggtctgggctcctcagttcaagagagatgctgaggtgctggaaggtgtttggagaagggcagcaaggctggggaggggcctggagcacagccctgtgaggagaggctgagggagctgggggggtgcagcctgcagcagaggaggctcagggcagagctcatagctgcctgcagctgcctgcagggaggctgtagccaggtggggttgggctctgctgccaggcagccagcaacagaacaaggggacacagcctcaagttgtgccaggggaggttcaggttggatgttgttaggaagttgttgtcagagagagtgattggcattggaatgggctgcccagggaggtggtggagtggctgtgcctggaggtgttgaagccaagcctggctggggcacttagtgccatggtctggttggttgggcagggctgggtgctaggttgtgctggctgagcttggagctctcttccaacctgcttcattctatgatttttactttcttttagccaaaagcagctctgaaggTTGCTTGAAGAAAGAAAGACTTCAGATGTTGGGTGAGATGTTGAAAAAGGACCTCAGATCATCTCGACAGGGTAAGGAAATGCCTGCATCCCTCCTTTGCAGCATTTGCTGCTCCAAGAGGACATCTGCCAGCCTAGGGAAAAGCAGGTGCTAGCTGGAGATCTGTCTGGGATAGATCAGagcaggaaggagcagaaaagcagcaccAGGAGCCAGTAGGCAGATGGGCAGTGATGGTGGGAATCTCCTCAGCCCCACTTGATGAGCAAGGGCTGTGTGGGCAGGAACACTGCTGTaggcagctgagtctggttTCCCCTGTCAAACAATGCCCTTCCTGACAGCTGTGGAGGAGG
The window above is part of the Pogoniulus pusillus isolate bPogPus1 chromosome 29, bPogPus1.pri, whole genome shotgun sequence genome. Proteins encoded here:
- the LOC135188186 gene encoding uncharacterized protein LOC135188186 isoform X1 translates to MSAKLYVLISWPDGSRVINMENIKEPRKPFHLYTVGEQVLARCPGFSGLYWGMVEGISEHKDVLEKKLLEGRQLLEKLKEEPTVHSMMPPQPKKSRKTFPKWSPGNASRRFHGDKAYPAKPLLRAAETNLSHDTSSSSSIKERCGTASSSLAGPPHPASAFTPPSTFLAVAMPGMSQGEEDRAGPAARDYVVLPMKRKSDGILSQCQQHICLNSCEEQKLSALQDTDDLERVEKSPGPGEMERAEKMEQLEKMVLNLQKDVLSLKKKVQRLESLSFQEEPHGQPCEVVELFNGYTKEQLRETIRFDQKISTACKTLLYKLFTSDYIQSHSITGRRGNTFREAKPMMDERCIKIIRVLLKQKFGDHLSDTVITEKIQNVQKALRQKFKAECL
- the LOC135188186 gene encoding uncharacterized protein LOC135188186 isoform X2, coding for MSAKLYVLISWPDGSRVINMENIKEPRKPFHLYTVGEQVLARCPGFSGLYWGMVEGISEHKDVLEKKLLEGRQLLEKLKEPTVHSMMPPQPKKSRKTFPKWSPGNASRRFHGDKAYPAKPLLRAAETNLSHDTSSSSSIKERCGTASSSLAGPPHPASAFTPPSTFLAVAMPGMSQGEEDRAGPAARDYVVLPMKRKSDGILSQCQQHICLNSCEEQKLSALQDTDDLERVEKSPGPGEMERAEKMEQLEKMVLNLQKDVLSLKKKVQRLESLSFQEEPHGQPCEVVELFNGYTKEQLRETIRFDQKISTACKTLLYKLFTSDYIQSHSITGRRGNTFREAKPMMDERCIKIIRVLLKQKFGDHLSDTVITEKIQNVQKALRQKFKAECL